From the Desulfobacterales bacterium genome, one window contains:
- a CDS encoding toxin-antitoxin system HicB family antitoxin translates to MQHYSIQLIWSAEEKAYLATVPELPEIKVVCESSVEAVRLLNESIAAYLSEKENNLEPSPASRHVEAYSGQFRLRLPRALHAALVVEAEGEGVSLNTYVLYLLSDRHARQLSFKQAAAAYGAEIRETLQYVNELVSNETVSSLQIPAFSWLNDSSVTITHIQ, encoded by the coding sequence ATGCAACACTATTCCATACAGCTAATCTGGAGCGCAGAAGAAAAGGCTTATCTCGCGACGGTTCCGGAACTGCCTGAGATCAAGGTTGTCTGCGAATCCTCCGTCGAAGCGGTGCGATTGCTGAATGAGAGCATTGCCGCGTATTTATCGGAAAAGGAAAATAATCTTGAACCGAGCCCGGCGTCACGCCATGTGGAAGCGTACAGCGGCCAATTTCGCCTGCGCCTGCCGCGGGCCTTGCACGCCGCTTTGGTCGTTGAGGCGGAGGGCGAAGGGGTTTCGCTGAATACGTATGTGTTGTATCTGCTGAGTGACCGGCATGCGCGGCAACTCTCCTTTAAACAAGCGGCTGCGGCCTATGGGGCGGAAATCCGGGAGACCCTGCAATATGTCAATGAACTGGTGTCGAACGAGACCGTTTCCTCGCTGCAGATACCCGCTTTTTCCTGGCTGAACGATTCGAGCGTCACCATTACACATATTCAATAA
- a CDS encoding DUF6447 family protein yields the protein MTTPMEQTVTIDGVEYKLSELSENAKNQLMNVRVTDQEIARLQQKLAIVQTARTAYARALAEELSKHQKQQQH from the coding sequence ATGACGACGCCAATGGAACAAACCGTGACCATCGATGGTGTGGAATACAAACTGTCCGAGCTCAGTGAAAACGCCAAAAACCAGCTCATGAACGTGCGCGTCACCGATCAGGAGATCGCTCGCTTGCAGCAGAAACTGGCTATTGTCCAGACAGCGCGAACGGCCTATGCCCGCGCATTGGCCGAGGAGCTCTCGAAGCATCAGAAACAGCAGCAGCACTGA
- a CDS encoding acyltransferase, protein MFGYLRFILAFLVVISHIGVRFNGLNPGVIAVVMFYILAGYVVSHLWRDIIPAGKGRLYRFYMDRALRIFPLYLYVALLTLVFLGVTGYARPDFSPLKLIHNVLIVPLNYYMVFDSSILRDPQWCLIPPAWSLGAELQAYLILPGIFLFNRLKILLVFLSLAVYLMACFSFIHPDYFGYRLVFGVFFMFAAGSAIQCTQQTHKNSTLFDRRYLWLLWGVIAVLGVIFQLDDRFTLAYARETCLGLFIGIPVIYTISRCRVRLPGNSLLGALSYGLFLSHFLVIWWLDYTQYAVRCSISYIPVLTMCSLAISYAGIRIIEKNIDLIRKK, encoded by the coding sequence ATGTTCGGGTATCTGAGATTCATTTTAGCCTTTCTGGTGGTTATTTCTCACATCGGGGTCCGGTTTAACGGGTTGAACCCCGGCGTCATTGCGGTGGTGATGTTTTATATATTGGCCGGATACGTCGTTTCGCACCTCTGGCGGGATATTATTCCGGCCGGCAAAGGCAGGCTCTACCGTTTCTATATGGACAGAGCGCTCAGAATTTTCCCGCTGTATCTTTACGTCGCGCTTTTGACGTTGGTGTTTCTCGGTGTCACCGGTTACGCCCGTCCGGATTTTTCCCCGCTGAAGCTGATCCATAATGTGCTGATTGTTCCGCTGAATTATTATATGGTGTTTGACAGCAGTATCTTAAGGGACCCGCAATGGTGCCTCATTCCGCCGGCCTGGTCCCTGGGGGCCGAGCTGCAGGCGTATCTGATTCTGCCCGGTATTTTTTTATTTAACAGATTGAAAATTCTGCTTGTTTTTTTATCGTTGGCCGTGTATTTAATGGCATGTTTTTCATTCATTCACCCGGATTATTTTGGTTACCGTCTGGTTTTCGGCGTTTTTTTTATGTTTGCAGCGGGAAGCGCCATTCAATGCACTCAACAAACTCACAAAAACAGTACGTTATTTGACAGGCGCTATCTGTGGCTGCTATGGGGAGTGATCGCGGTGCTCGGGGTGATATTTCAGTTGGATGACCGGTTTACACTTGCCTACGCCCGGGAAACATGTCTGGGCTTATTCATCGGGATACCGGTGATTTACACCATCAGCCGCTGCCGTGTTCGTCTGCCCGGCAATTCGTTGTTGGGCGCCCTCTCCTACGGCTTGTTTCTGAGCCATTTTTTAGTGATCTGGTGGCTGGATTATACGCAATATGCGGTTCGGTGCAGCATAAGCTATATTCCCGTGCTGACGATGTGTTCATTGGCGATTTCTTATGCGGGAATCCGAATTATTGAAAAAAATATTGATTTAATAAGAAAAAAATAA
- a CDS encoding DUF4214 domain-containing protein yields MALTMTEVSELYVSIFGRASEGEGNTYWQTDQPDRVSTANTMLATEAAQNYFGSSLDSDQAFIEHIYVNTLGKTYVDDPAGIDYWVGELAAGKSRGEVVVALVDAAQDPVNAGAAQDQFLNKVAVSDYCTQTIPTADPNDLSDFTAYIAGVTDDPATVAAAVAAINADIDVTTFTLTADTDIATASIFNAPMVFVPDGSDRILSLQDEDVLTGTLGLSNTLNVTMGNANADEGTTGVVTPNLINIQDINIDWTGNTTTLDIRNADATEAVNIQRVTADATAVLVDNIGTPAGELRVANTASDNVNVTFQYKRGVLTDANAPGRELSLELDDVLANAIQQDARGVGANVEGFKTVNLNAVDGVDINNLTVNEMETLTITGDTFLDIVTLTPTAPVSATEFFTLGAPGINNPAAVGLLNLDASAFTGDLTLDITNSLGGFADPANSGSTVHGVVTGGIGDDTFWSSVGVAATTDTNGDTIDGGAGDNTLILVDGDIDGDATIMNMGALELRNQNVVNDIHNIDFDAFDGNLTTVLMRDEDDDAAAATFNLNDLGAALAADGLVLRHSVSEFAGAAVPVGFNNATVRVRLTDASGADDTVAIRVENDLNTEEAFNYTLNFDGQANGVGAIENVSIDDADTESNIVILTAAQEQTGTLTLTGGVDGQSYTVNSSLVASVIEASAQLSDLRLTVGDTVAPIANVNQDIRLGEGDDILTFANIDDFNASDSISDAGGVDTVRAAFSDDSNLTLAGIENLHIIANDNVTLGMANADIEGLVILADIAADGGLDASPVTAEPFNIAGVAVTDIITLNDTALTELNFFADLDTDDDDTAANRALAQAAAIAADPTWTQKGDSAAGDAAYKTVISDEVTVANFNGVTLANNSANALTVNINASLDDVIYGATAYNLGQLTAHGVTSMDIQISDEDITAGAANAVTTINNIYAKNMTSLSVTAADDVILNTVSGAPLNNSLLTFDASNVGGDLRATVISLGDNAVVTLADGDNVFSALGSAGKDVVITAGNGNNTITGTAQDDTITTGSGWDVVAGDRGDNLITTGGGNDTITAKDGNDTFDVGTGIDTVTDNLSTGIDASLATNTVSMSGGVTTLFIDVVGDGITAGTDVDQMLAVGVGSDLTLSWTGQTLLDLSAVLDGRLAVVQNAAGPATITGDANANLSIIAGAGSILQSTGVAGLATGVMTFNGAGGNDVAMWTGSVAADALVFNGGAGNDAAVGGIDNDIFTGGTGADKLVMQDVAAQDGMIDTVVIADGDSTAANWDVIVGFDETTAGSAIGTVAGTTTAGGDILDLPSTIIEAAAAAGANGVNVGRIQTHLVAANGVIAFGTDDTDGIFNDDLVIVGTGAGQLSLTDAVGYLASNLNGTGSTVMFNYDSDGDTVFTAADSTIIFQDGASDTLIELVGTYTGLESVAAGTGGLINIA; encoded by the coding sequence ATGGCTTTGACAATGACGGAAGTTTCGGAACTCTATGTATCGATTTTCGGTAGAGCATCTGAAGGCGAGGGCAATACTTATTGGCAAACGGATCAGCCGGATAGGGTGTCTACTGCCAATACGATGCTGGCAACAGAAGCCGCGCAGAACTATTTTGGGTCGAGCTTGGACTCCGACCAGGCATTTATCGAGCACATTTACGTGAACACGCTGGGTAAAACCTATGTCGATGATCCGGCCGGAATCGATTATTGGGTGGGCGAGCTGGCGGCGGGCAAGTCCAGAGGCGAAGTCGTGGTGGCATTGGTTGACGCGGCCCAGGACCCGGTAAATGCCGGCGCTGCCCAGGATCAATTTCTGAACAAGGTCGCTGTGTCAGACTATTGCACCCAGACGATTCCTACCGCGGACCCGAACGATCTATCGGACTTCACCGCCTATATCGCAGGGGTGACCGATGATCCGGCAACGGTGGCGGCGGCGGTAGCGGCCATTAATGCTGATATCGATGTCACCACCTTCACGTTGACGGCAGATACCGATATCGCCACGGCCAGTATTTTCAACGCGCCGATGGTGTTTGTCCCGGACGGATCCGACCGCATTCTCTCCCTGCAGGATGAAGACGTCCTGACCGGCACCCTGGGTCTTTCCAACACCCTGAATGTGACCATGGGCAATGCCAATGCTGACGAGGGAACAACCGGCGTTGTTACCCCCAATCTCATTAACATTCAGGACATCAATATTGACTGGACGGGCAATACCACCACGCTCGATATTCGGAATGCCGATGCAACGGAAGCAGTGAACATTCAGCGTGTTACCGCGGACGCGACGGCTGTGCTTGTGGATAATATCGGCACCCCCGCCGGTGAGCTTCGTGTCGCCAACACCGCATCCGACAACGTCAATGTGACCTTCCAATATAAGCGAGGGGTGTTGACGGACGCCAATGCACCCGGCCGCGAGCTGAGCCTTGAGCTTGATGACGTTTTGGCGAATGCTATCCAGCAAGATGCGCGCGGTGTCGGCGCCAATGTCGAAGGGTTTAAAACCGTCAACCTGAACGCCGTGGACGGGGTTGATATCAACAACCTGACAGTAAACGAGATGGAAACCCTCACCATCACCGGTGACACCTTCCTGGATATCGTTACCCTGACGCCGACTGCGCCTGTTTCCGCGACCGAGTTTTTTACCTTAGGCGCCCCGGGTATTAATAACCCCGCCGCTGTGGGTCTGCTTAATCTGGACGCCAGTGCTTTTACAGGCGACCTGACTTTGGATATCACCAACTCTCTGGGTGGCTTTGCCGATCCGGCAAACTCCGGCTCTACCGTTCACGGCGTTGTAACGGGTGGTATTGGCGACGACACCTTCTGGTCCAGCGTAGGCGTTGCTGCAACTACTGACACCAATGGCGATACCATTGATGGTGGCGCCGGCGACAACACCTTGATCCTGGTGGATGGTGACATTGATGGTGACGCTACCATCATGAACATGGGCGCCCTGGAGTTGCGTAACCAGAACGTGGTCAATGACATTCACAACATCGATTTCGATGCCTTTGACGGCAATTTGACGACAGTGCTGATGCGTGATGAAGATGATGACGCTGCTGCCGCTACGTTCAACCTGAATGACCTTGGTGCTGCGCTTGCTGCTGATGGTTTGGTGCTGCGCCACTCGGTGAGTGAATTTGCTGGTGCCGCAGTTCCTGTCGGATTCAATAATGCAACTGTACGGGTCCGTCTGACAGATGCCTCTGGTGCCGATGACACTGTTGCGATCAGGGTTGAAAACGATCTTAATACTGAAGAAGCGTTCAACTACACCCTTAACTTCGATGGTCAGGCTAATGGTGTCGGGGCAATCGAAAACGTCTCCATTGATGACGCCGATACCGAAAGCAACATTGTTATTCTCACGGCGGCTCAGGAACAAACCGGCACGCTGACCCTTACCGGCGGTGTGGATGGACAGTCCTATACGGTTAACAGTTCTCTGGTGGCATCGGTTATCGAAGCCTCTGCACAGTTGAGCGACTTGCGTTTGACGGTGGGTGACACCGTCGCACCGATCGCAAACGTCAATCAGGACATTCGACTGGGCGAAGGCGATGATATTCTGACCTTTGCCAACATTGATGACTTCAACGCTTCTGACAGCATTTCCGATGCCGGTGGGGTGGACACCGTCCGTGCCGCGTTCAGTGATGATTCCAACCTGACGCTGGCCGGCATTGAAAACCTGCACATTATCGCCAACGATAATGTGACGCTGGGCATGGCCAACGCCGATATCGAAGGCCTGGTGATCCTGGCCGACATCGCTGCGGATGGTGGGTTGGATGCCTCCCCTGTGACCGCTGAACCGTTCAACATTGCCGGTGTTGCGGTTACGGATATCATTACTTTGAACGACACCGCCCTGACGGAACTTAACTTCTTCGCGGATCTGGATACCGACGATGATGATACGGCGGCGAATCGTGCTCTGGCGCAAGCAGCAGCGATAGCGGCTGATCCGACATGGACGCAGAAGGGGGATTCCGCGGCCGGTGATGCGGCCTATAAGACCGTCATCAGTGATGAAGTTACCGTTGCCAACTTCAACGGCGTCACATTGGCCAACAACTCGGCCAATGCGCTGACGGTCAACATCAACGCCAGTCTGGATGATGTGATTTACGGCGCGACAGCTTACAATCTCGGACAGCTCACCGCCCATGGCGTCACCAGCATGGACATTCAGATTTCCGATGAAGATATCACGGCCGGCGCGGCAAATGCCGTAACGACCATCAACAACATCTATGCGAAAAACATGACCTCGCTGTCTGTAACGGCTGCCGATGATGTTATCCTCAATACCGTCTCCGGCGCGCCGCTCAACAACTCGCTGCTTACCTTCGACGCCTCCAATGTGGGCGGAGACCTGAGAGCCACTGTCATTTCGCTGGGCGACAACGCCGTAGTCACGTTGGCTGACGGCGACAATGTTTTCAGCGCGCTGGGTTCCGCCGGCAAGGACGTCGTCATTACCGCGGGTAACGGGAATAACACCATCACCGGCACTGCTCAGGATGACACCATCACCACTGGTTCCGGCTGGGATGTGGTGGCCGGCGACCGCGGCGACAACCTGATCACGACCGGTGGGGGGAACGATACCATTACGGCCAAGGACGGCAACGACACCTTTGACGTGGGGACGGGTATTGACACTGTAACTGACAACTTAAGCACTGGCATCGATGCGTCTTTAGCGACCAATACCGTTTCCATGAGCGGTGGCGTGACGACCCTGTTTATTGATGTTGTCGGTGATGGTATTACTGCTGGCACAGATGTTGACCAAATGCTGGCAGTCGGAGTTGGTTCCGACCTGACCTTGAGCTGGACGGGGCAAACGCTATTGGACCTCTCCGCGGTTTTGGACGGCCGGTTGGCGGTGGTTCAAAATGCGGCTGGCCCTGCTACGATTACCGGTGATGCCAATGCCAACCTGAGCATTATTGCGGGTGCGGGTTCTATCCTGCAAAGCACGGGTGTGGCCGGTTTAGCCACGGGTGTCATGACCTTTAACGGCGCTGGCGGGAACGATGTCGCCATGTGGACCGGTTCTGTTGCTGCGGATGCGCTTGTTTTTAACGGCGGTGCCGGTAATGATGCGGCGGTCGGTGGCATTGATAACGATATCTTCACCGGTGGCACTGGCGCGGATAAGCTGGTCATGCAGGATGTGGCGGCTCAAGATGGCATGATCGATACCGTGGTCATAGCGGATGGTGATTCCACAGCGGCCAACTGGGACGTCATCGTTGGGTTTGACGAAACAACGGCAGGATCTGCTATTGGGACTGTTGCCGGCACCACAACAGCAGGTGGTGATATTCTGGATCTCCCGTCAACGATCATAGAAGCTGCGGCGGCTGCCGGGGCTAACGGTGTCAATGTGGGTCGTATTCAAACCCATCTAGTAGCCGCGAACGGCGTGATAGCCTTCGGCACGGATGACACCGACGGCATTTTCAATGATGACCTTGTCATAGTAGGTACAGGCGCTGGTCAGTTGAGTTTGACCGATGCGGTAGGCTACCTTGCCTCCAACTTGAACGGTACCGGCAGCACGGTGATGTTCAACTATGACAGCGATGGTGACACCGTTTTTACAGCGGCTGACAGCACCATTATTTTCCAGGATGGTGCTTCAGACACTTTGATCGAATTGGTTGGTACTTACACCGGATTGGAATCGGTTGCAGCCGGTACAGGTGGCTTGATCAATATCGCCTAA